Proteins encoded within one genomic window of Eleutherodactylus coqui strain aEleCoq1 chromosome 1, aEleCoq1.hap1, whole genome shotgun sequence:
- the LOC136613324 gene encoding gastrula zinc finger protein XlCGF66.1-like: MNDPPRMEKNSNEITKRILSLTLEIIYLLTGEKYTIVKKTSVDGTTPNSHLHESGGWSRTQSPITEAPPHLLMHEQKILDLANKITELLTGEVPIRYQDVAVYFSMEEWEYLEGHKGLYKDVMMENHQPPISQGKKKHTKYIFYNIHTFYIFRIIGCIFNQKKIG, translated from the exons ATGAATGACCCCCCGAGGATGGAGAAGAACAGCAATGAGATTACCAAGAGAATATTAAGCCTCACCctagagatcatctacctgctgaccggagag aagtacacaatagtgaagaagacatcggTTGACGGTAcgactcccaacagccatctccatgagtcaggaggatggagcaggacccagagccccatcacagaggctcctcctcacttactgatgcatgagcagaagatcctagacctcgccaacaagatcactgagctgctcactggagag gttcctataaggtatcAGGATGTCGCtgtttatttctccatggaggagtgggagtatttagaaggacacaagggtCTGTACAAGGATGTCATGATGGAAAACCACCAGCCTCCGATATCACAGGGTAAGAAGAAacatacaaaatatatattttataatataCACACATTCTATATTTTTCGGATTATTGGATGCATTTTTAATCAGAAAAAAATTGGCTGA